The Desulfovibrio piger DNA segment CCGGCGACGTGTTCGACCTGATGCAGATGACCCTGGACGAGGCCCGCAAGGGCATCAACATCCAGCGCTACAAGGGTCTTGGTGAAATGAACCCCGAACAGCTCTGGGTGACCACCATGAACCCCGAGAACCGCGTGCTGCTGCAGGTCTCGGTGGAGGACGCCAACGAGGCTTCGGACGCCTTCGAGGAACTCATGGGCGACCGGGTGGAGCCCCGCCGCGAGTTCATCGAACGCAACGCCCTGAGCGTGCAGGATCTGGACATCTAGCTGCCGGAGGGACGACGCATGCAGGATACCGGCAAGGAAAAGAAGAGCTGCTTCGGCTGCTCCGTCATCGCCGTCTGCGGCTGGCTGGTCTGCGCGGCCATGTGCCTGTGGCTGACCATCTCGCTGGAAGGCTACCCCAAGGCCTACAGCCTGGCCTATCCGGCAGCCATGGCGGTGCTGTTCAGCAACATCTTCGTCTTCATCTTCACCAGCTCCCGCTGCGCGGGGGACGTGCGCCGTCTCCTGCCCGCCGTGATCCGTGTCTGCTTCGGTGAGGGGACCATGCTGCTGCTGGTCTGGCTCTGGGGCAGGTACTGGCTGGCTGCCTGAGGACGTTTCCCGGCGGGGCCGCCCGGCGGCTCCCCCGGTACGACATCCTTTGAGAAAGAACACGGGACCCGCTCCCGACCTGATATTTTACCTGCGAGGCAAACGTGTCTGAACAGAACAGCGGCATACAGCAGCCGCAAGTCAGCATTGAGAAGGAACTCCGCAAGTCCTATCTGGAGTATTCCCTTTCGGTCATCATCGGGCGCGCCATCCCCGACGCGCGCGACGGCCTCAAGCCCGTGCACCGGCGCATCATGTACGCCCAGTACGAGCTGGCCAACAGTTACAACCGTCCGCACAAGAAATCGGCGCGCATCGTCGGTGACGTCATCGGTAAGTATCACCCCCACGGCGACAGCGCCGTGTACGATGCCCTGGTGCGTCTGGCCCAGGATTTCTCCATGCGCGATCCGCTGGTGGACGGGCAGGGCAATTTCGGTTCCATCGACGGCGACGCCGCGGCCGCCATGCGTTACACGGAAGTGCGCATGTCGCGTCTGGCCAGCGAGTTCCTGGCCGACATCGACAAGGAGACCGTGGACTTCCGGCCCAACTACGACAACACCCTGCAGGAGCCCTCGGTGCTGCCCACCAAGGTGCCCAACCTGCTGCTCAACGGTTCGTCGGGCATCGCCGTGGGCATGGCCACCAACATCCCGCCCCACAACCTGGGCGAGCTGTGCGACGCCCTGCAGATGCTGCTGGACGATCCCCAGTGCACCATCTCGGACCTCATGGAAGTGGTCAAGGGCCCGGACTTCCCCACGCGCGGCTTCGTCTACGCGGGCAAGGGCCTGTCCGATGCCTACCACACCGGTCGCGGCACCGTGAAAGTGCGCGGCCGTCTGGAAGTGGAAGAACGCAAGAAGGGCCTGCAGGCCATCGTCATCCGCGAGATCCCCTTCGGCCTCAACAAGTCCTCGCTGGTGGAGAAGATCGCCGGTCTGGTCAATGACCACAAGATCGACGGCATCTCCGACCTGCGCGACGAATCCGACCGCAAGGGCATCCGCGTGGTCATCGACCTGAAGCGCGGCACCATCCCGGACATCGTCATCAACAGCCTGTACAAGTACACGCCGCTGGAGACCAGTTTCGGCATCAACATGCTGGCCGTTGTGGACAACCGTCCCGTGCTGCTCAACCTCAAGACGGCCCTGTCCTGCTTTGTGGACCACCGTCGCGAGGTGGTCATCCGCCGCACCCGCTACGACCTGCAGAAGGCCGAGGCCCGCGCCCACATCCTGGAAGGTCTGCGCATCGCCATCGACCACATCGACGAAGTGGTGGCCCTGATCCGCGCCTCCGCCAGCCCGGACGAGGCCCGCGCCGGCCTCATGCAGCGTTTCGAGCTCACCGAGGTGCAGGCCCGCGCCATCCTGGACATGCGCCTGCAGCGCCTGACCGGCCTGCAGCGTGAAGAGCTCATGGCCGAATACCGCGAACTGCTGGAAAAGATCGAGTTCTTCAAGTCCGTGCTGGAGAACCCCGAAGTGCTGCGCTCCGAGCTCAAGCGCGAGATCCGCGAGATCCGCGAGACCTTCGCCACGCCGCGCCGTACCGAGGTGCTCACCGACGCCCTGGGCGGCATCGACATCGAGGACCTCATCCCCGACGAGGAAGTGGTCATCACCCTGTCGCGCCGCGGCTACATGAAGCGCACCAGCCTGGAGAACTACCAGCAGCAGAAGCGCGGCGGCAAGGGCATCGCGGCCCTGCATACCTCCGATGACGACTATGTGCAGGAGTTTTTGACCACCACCAACCACCAGTACCTGTGCCTGTTCACCAACAAGGGCCGCATGCACCAGCTCAAGGTGCATCAGGTGCCCGAGGGCAGCCGCACGGCCAAGGGCGTGCACATCAACAACCTGCTGCCCCTGGAAGAAGGGGAGTGGGTCACCACGGTGCTGGCCGTGCGCGAGTTCGCCGAGGACAAGTACTTCCTCTTCGTGACCAAGCGCGGCATGGTCAAGCGTTCCTCGGCCTCGCTCTACGCGCGCTGCCGCAAGAGCGGCCTCATGGCCGTGGGCCTGCGCGAGGACGACGAGCTGGTGGTGGTGCGGCCCATCCGTGAGGACAGCCACATCGTGCTGGCCACGGCCGACGGCTACTCCATCCGCTTCGCCTGCAAGGACGTGCGTCCCATGGGCCGCGTGGCCACGGGCGTCAAGGGCATCGCCCTGCGCCGTCAGGACGTGGTGGTGGCCGGCGTCATCCTCAAGGAGAACGACCAGACCACGGAGATCATGTCCATTTCCGCCAACGGCTTCGGCAAGCGCACCCGCGTGGACCTCTACCGCCTGCAGTCGCGCGGCGGCAAGGGCATCATCAACTTCAAGGTCACGTCCAAGACCGGTCCCGTGGTGGGCGCCATGCCCGTGCGTGACAACGACGGCCTCATCATGCTGACCTCGGCCAACAAGGTGGTGCGCATCGGCGTGGAAGACGTGCGCAGCAAGGGCCGGGCCACCATGGGCGTCATGCTGGTGCGCCTGGACGAAGGCGCGCATGTGGTGGGCTTCGACCGCGTGGACGAAGGCGGCCAGACCGGCAGCCGCATGGACGACCTGGAGGACGATGACGACGCGCCCGAAAGCGCGGCGGCACCTCTGGAGAGCGCTCCGGCGGAAGCGGGAGCCGATGACGGCAACGAATAGATACGCGGCGCGGCGCCCCTGGGGACGCCGCGCCCTTTGGTTCCGGTCCCCGGCAGCTGCCGGGCCGGACCCGGGCAGGCACGGGACCGGGGAGACCCGGCCGTGCATCCCTTCTTTCCCTGTCCGGGGCAGAGCAGGAGTCAGGGGAGGAACGGCGCGGGCGCGGACTTGCATTGCGCGGCCCGCCGTTATATGACACGCCCTTTGTACCGCCGTGCGCTGGTCGGCCGCCTTGCCTGCAAGGCGGGCCCCGGAGCGGTGAGAGGGAAGACGGTCCCGCCGCAGGGCGGAGGAGACAACAACGCATTTTGCGCTGGCAGTGAGGAAACGCTATGATTCGCCACGAGTGTGGTCTTTTGGGTATCTACGGTCATGAGGAAGCGGCGCGACTGACCTATTTCGGTCTGTACGCCCAGCAGCATCGCGGACAGGAAAGCGCGGGCATCGTCACCATCGACGAGAAAGGCCTGCTGCACGAGCACAAAGGCATGGGCCTGGTGCCCGATGTCTTCGCCGAAGCCAACCTGCAGGCCCTGCCGGGCACCATCTCTCTGGGCCATGTGCGTTACTCCACCACGGGCCGTTCCGCGGCGCGCAACGCCCAGCCCTTCGTGGCCCACTACAAGGGGCTGGACATCGCCATCGCCCACAACGGCAACCTGGTGAACACCATGGAGCTGCGCGAGGAGCTGGAGAACGACGGCGCCATCTTCAGCACCACCAACGATACCGAAGTTTTCATGCACCTCATCGTGCGCGCCCTGCGCGAGCATGACCTGGTGGACGCCATCCGCGAAGCCTGTGCCCGCGTGCGCGGCGCCTACTGCCTGCTGGTCTACGCCGGCGGCACCATGGTGGCCGTGCGCGACCCCCACGGTTTCCATCCCCTGGCCCTGGGCCGTCTGGACGGCGCGCCGGTGCTGGCCTCCGAGACCTGTGCCTTCGACCTGCTGGAAGCCGACTACGAGCGTCCCATCCAGCCCGGCGAGATGCTGATCATGGACGGCAAGGGCGAACACAGCGAACAGCTGCGCGGCCCCCTGCCGGAACGTCCCCGCCAGTGCATCTTTGAACTGGTCTACTTTGCCCGCCCCGACTCCTTCGTCTTCGGCGAGCAGGTCTACCAGTGCCGCAAGCAGATGGGCTGGCAGCTGGCCCACGAGTCCACCCCCGACGTGGACTTCATCATGCCCTTCCCCGATTCCGGCGTCTATTCGGCCGTGGGCTTCGCCCAGTGCGCCGAGCTGCCCTATGAGCACGCCATGATCCGTAACCACTACGTGGGTCGTACCTTCATCCAGCCCACGCAGAGCATGCGCAACTTCGGCGTGCGCGTGAAGATCAACCCCGTGCGCTCCATGATCGAAGGCAAGAAGATCTGCATCGTGGACGACTCCATCGTGCGCGGCACCACCATGATCACCCGCGTCAAGAAGCTGCGCGAGCTGGGCGCCAAGGAAGTGCATATCCGCATCAGCTGCCCGCCGGTGAAGTTCCCCTGCTTCTACGGCATCGACTTCGCCTCGCGCGGCGAGCTCATCGCGGCCAAGTACAGCCTGCCCGAGATCACCAAGATGCTGGACGTGGATTCCCTGCATTACCTGAGCATCGACGGCCTGCTGCGCTCCGTCATGCAGTCCGACAGCTACTGCCTGGCCTGCTTCGACGGCAATTATCCCGTGCCCTGCCGCGAGTCGGGCAAACTCCGTCTGGAATGCGGCGGCTGCTGCGGCAGCCGTTAGTCCGAGGTTTTTCACATGGCTGTTATCGCTAATCGTATCAAGGGCTTCGCGGACATGTATCCGCCGCAGAGCTCGCTGTTCACCCGCATGGAGAATACCGCGCGCGAGATCTTCAGCCGTTACGGCTTCGTGGAGCTGCGCACCCCCGTGCTGGAATACACCGACCTGTTCAAGCGCTCCATCGGCGAAGAGACCGACGTGGTGCAGAAAGAGATGTTCACCTTCCCGGACCGCAAGGGCCGCATGATGACCATGCGCCCCGAAGCCACGGCCGGCGTCATGCGCGCCTATGTGGAAGATGCCCGCTACAGCCGCGAGTCCGTGAGCCGTCTGTTCACCACCGGCCCCATGTTCCGTTACGAGCGTCCCCAGAAGGGCCGCATGCGCCAGTTCCACCAGATCAACTGCGAATGCCTGGGCTCCCATAGCCCCTACGCCGACGCGGACCTGATCATCATGCTCACGCGCTTCCTCACCGCGCTGGGCCTCAAGGATCTGACGCTCAAGCTCAACTCCCTGGGCTGCGCCCACTGCCGCCCGCTGTTCAAGCAGGCCCTGGTGGACTATCTGCACCGCCAGGACTGCTGTGACCAGCTGTGCGAGGACTGCACCCGCCGTATGGAGACCAACCCCCTGCGCGTGCTGGACTGCAAGCAGGAAAAATGCCGCTGCGTCACCGACGAAGCGCCCCGCCTGCTGGACTACAACTGCCCCGAGTGCAAGGAACACTTCGACACCGTGCTGCGTCTGCTGGACGCCGCCGGGGTCAAGTACGAGATCGACCACCGTCTGGTGCGCGGTCTGGACTACTATTGCCGCACCACCTTCGAGGTGGTAAGCGGAAGCATCGGTGCGCAGGCCGCCGTGGCCGGTGGCGGCCGTTATGACGGCCTGGTCAAGAGCGTGGGCGGCCCCGACGTGCCCGGCGTGGGCTTTGCCTGCGGCATGGAACGCCTGGCCCTCATGCTCGGGGACGAAGAAGCCCCCCGCCCGGATTTCTATGCCGTGGCCATGGACGCGCAGAGCCGTGACCTGAGCTTCGGCCTGGTGCAGCGCCTGCGCGGCCTGGGCCTCAAGGGCGAGATGAATTTCAGCGATGCCGGTTTCAAGGGCCTGATGCGTCAGGCGGGCAAGTCCAATGCCCGTTTCTGCTGCATCATGGGCCCCGATGAAGCGGCCGCCGGCGCCGTGGTCGTCAAAGACATGGACAGCGGTGAGCAGCAGACCCTGTCCCTGGATGCCGCGGCGGACTTCCTTGCTGCCAATTCTGACAATGGGAAAAAATAATGACTGAACAGACGCAAAGCCTGGACGTGCAGCAGGAACACCAGAAGTTCATCGAAGACCTCGGCGACTGGACCCGCAGCCACACTTGCGGCCAGCTGACCCTGGACAACGATGGACAGACGGTCTGCCTCATGGGCTGGGTGCAATACCGCCGCGACCACGGCGGCCTCATCTTCGTGGACCTGCGTGACCGTGAAGGCCTGACCCAGGTCGTTTTCAGCCCCGATATCGCTCCCGCCGCGCACGAGAACGCGCACATCCTGCGTTCCGAGTACGTGCTGGCCATCAAGGGCGTGGTGCGTCCCCGTCCCGAGGGCATGACCAACCCCAATCTGGTCACCGGTGCCATCGAAGTGGTGGTGCATGAGTGGAAGCTGCTCAACACCTCCAAGACCCCGCCCTTCGCCATCGAAGAACGCTGCGACGCCGGTGAGAACCTGCGCCTGGCCTGGCGTTATCTGGACCTGCGCCGTCCGCGCATGCAGGCCAACCTGCGTCTGCGCCACAAGGTGGCCCAGGCCATCCGCCGCCAGCTGGACGACGACGGCTTCCTGGAAGTGGAGACCCCGGTGCTCACCAAGTCCACGCCCGAAGGCGCCCGCGACTTCCTGGTGCCCAGCCGTCTCAACCCCGGCCAGTTCTACGCCCTGCCGCAGTCGCCCCAGCTGTTCAAGCAGCTGCTCATGGTGGGCGGTTTCGACCGCTACTTCCAGATCGTGCGCTGCTTCCGTGACGAAGACCTGCGTGCCGACCGCCAGCCCGAATTCACCCAGGTGGATATCGAGATGAGCTTCGTGGACGAGGAAAAGGTCATGACCATGGCCGAAAACCTCATGGCCCGCGTGTTCCACGACGTCATGGGCATGGACATCCCCCGTCCCTTCCCGCGCATGAAGTATGAAGAAGCCATGCGCCGCTACGGTGTGGACAAGCCCGATACCCGCTTCGGTCTGGAGCTGGTGGACATCACCGACATCGTGCGCGGTTCCGGCTTCAAGCTCTTTGCCCAGGCCAAGCTGGTCAAGGCCATGAAGGTGCCCGGCGGCGAATCCATGACCCGCAAGGAGATCGACGCCTACACCGAGTTCGTCAAGATCTACGGCGCCATGGGCCTGGCCTGGATCAAGATCAAGGAAAACGAGTGGCAGTCGCCCATCGCCAAGTTCCTGTCCGAAGAAGAACGCGCCGGCATCCGTGAGGCCCTGGACCTCCAGGTGGGCGACATCGTCTTCTTCCAGGCCGGCGAGCCCGCCATGGTCAACGCCGCCCTGGGCAACCTGCGCGTGCACCTGGGCAACCAGCTGGGCCTGATCCCCGAGAACACCTTCAACTTCCTGTGGGTGACGGAATTCCCGCTGTTCGAATACAGCGAGGAAGAAAAGCGCTACGTGGCCTGCCACCATCCCTTCACCTCGCCCGCGCCCGGGCATCTGGAGATCATGAACAGCGACCCGGCCCGCGCCCTGGCCCGTGCCTACGACATGGTGCTCAACGGCAACGAAGTGGGCGGCGGTTCCATCCGCATCCACTCCGCCGAAGTGCAGCGCCACATGTTCCAGGCCCTGGGCTTCACGCCCGAGCAGGCCGAGGCCCAGTTCGGCTTCCTCATCCAGGCCCTGGAGCACGGTGCGCCGCCGCACGGTGGTCTGGCCTTTGGTCTGGACCGTCTGGTCATGCTGCTTTCCGGTGCGTCCAGCATCCGCGACGTCATCGCCTTCCCCAAGACCCAGAAGGCCACCTGCCTGATGACCGAGGCACCCTCCACGGTGTCCGCGCGTCAGCTGCGTGAACTGGGTCTGCGCCTGCGCGAGACCGACAAGGAAGCCGCCAAACCCGCCGAGAACGCCCAGGCCTAGCGGGAGGATGCCATGATTCTGGATATTGTGACCTATCCTGCTGCCAGCCTGAAGGAAAAATGCGTGCCCGTGACGGAGATCACCGACGAGATCCGCCAGCTGGCCGCCGACATGCTGGAGACCATGTACGAGGCCCCCGGCGTGGGGCTGGCCGCCCCGCAGGTGGGCCGTAATATCCGCATGCTGGTCATGGACCCCGCCGCGCAGGACGAGGAGAAGCAGCCCCGGGTCGTCATCAACCCCGAACTGACCCTGAGCGAGGACACCGTGCTCAGCCGTCAGGAAGGCTGCCTCTCCGTGCCCCTCAACTACCGGGCCGACGTGCAGCGCGCCGAGCGCGTGCACCTGCGTTACATGGATCTGGACGGCAAGATCGTGGAAGAGAATCTGGAAGGATTCCCGGCCATCGTCATCCAGCATGAGGCCGACCATCTGGACGGCACCCTCTTCATCGACCGCATCGGCCGTCTGCGCCGTTCCCTGTACGACACCCGGGTGAAGAAATGGCTCAAACGCAAAGGATAGTCTTCATGGGGACTCCGGACCTGGCCGCCGCCGTGCTGCGGCGGCTGGTCCGGTGGCCCGGCGGCGACGTGGTGGCCGTCTACACCCAGCCTGACCGGCCGGCTGGCCGGGGCCACAAGCTGACGCCCTCGCCGGTGAAAAAGCTGGCCCTGGAGCTGGGCCTGCCCGTGCACCAGCCCCTGAACTTCCGTCAGGAAGGCGCGGTGGACGAGCTGGCCTCCCTCAAGCCCGACCTGCTGGTGGTGGCCGCCTACGGCCTCATCCTGCCGCAGGCCGTGCTGGACATCCCCACGGTGGACACCCTCAACGTGCACACCTCCCTGCTGCCGCGTTACCGCGGCGCCGCGCCCATCCAGCGCGCCGTCATGGAAAACTGGCAGCCCGGTGACGTGACGGGCGTGTCCATCATGCGCATCGTGCCCGCCCTCGACGCCGGGCCGGTCTACGCCCAGTGCGAGGTGCCCATCGGCGAGCATACGGCGGGCAGCCTGCATGACGCCCTGGCCGAAGCCGGGGGCGAGCTGCTGCTCACGGTGCTGGACCAGCTCCGCGACGGCAGCGCCCAGCCTCGGGAACAGGACGAGAGCCGCGTCACCTACGCCGCCAAGCTGGCCAAGGAAGACGGCTATATCGACTGGGCCCGTCCGGCCGCCGAGGTCCACGCCCGCATCCGCGGCGTGACGCCCTGGCCCGGTGCGCGTCTCCAGGCCCGTTTCGACGGGCAGGACGAGCTGCTGCCCCTGCTGCTCCAGCCCGGTCGCGTGGACGAGCCCTGCGACGGTGTGCAGCCCGGCAGCCTGCGTACGGACAAGAAAGGCCTGTGCGTGGCCTGTGCCGATCGCTGGTACCGCCTGCTGGTGGTGCGCCCCCAGGGCCGCAAGGACATGGAGGCCGCGGCCTTCGTCAACGGCCATCTGCGCCCGGCCCAGCATGGCGTGTGCGGCATGGCCGTGCCTTTTGGCGAGTAGATATTTTTTGTGGGGGAAGGGGCGTTTTTTGTAAAAACCGCCCCTTCCCTCACGCCCCCAACCCTGAAAAAACGTTATCCAGGTGACGTCACCCGTCCCCGTCGTTGACCGGCGGGCAGTGACAGCGCACATGGACCGAAAAGAGAGAGGAAAGGCCGCTCCGTCAGGAGCGGCCTTTCTGTTTTTTCTGCGGGTGACTGTTGGTTTTGGCAGTCTCTGGATTTGGGGAGTGGATCGTCAGTGCGAGATACGGCATCCCCTGGAGCATATTTTCCTGAATAAAACGCGCTGAGGAAGGGATGGGGGGCAGGGGGAAGGGGAACCCCTCTCGCGTTGGCAGAGGGGTTCCCCTTCCCCTGAAAAACAGTGCCGGTCCTACCTTCCGGCCTCCTTGTGGCGCCAGTTCAGGAGCAGGGCCGAATTGATGATGACCAGCACCGAACCGGCGTTGTGGACGAGAGCGCCCAGCACCGGCGAGAGCAGGCCGCCCATGGCCAGGAAGATGGCCGCGAAATTGAGGATCATGGAGAAGGACAGATTGAGGGTGATGGTGCGCATCATGCGCCGGGACAGGGCGAAGATGTGCGGCAGTTCCTTGATGTCGTCATGCACCAGGGCCATGTCGGCGGCGTCCACGGCGATGTCGCTGCCGATGCCGCCCATGGCCACGCCCACGAAGGCCTTTTTCAGGGCGGGGGCGTCATTGATGCCGTCACCGATCATGCAGACGGGCCGCTCCTGACGCTGGCTGTCCGCGATCCATTCCAGCTTGTCGGCGGGCAGGCAGTTGGCGCGCACACCGTCCAGGGCCAGGCCCGCGCTGACGCTGCGGGCGGCGGCCTCGTTGTCGCCGGTCAGCAGCATGGTGGACACGCCCGCGTCCCGCAGACCCTGCAGGGTGGCGGCAGCCGTGTTGCGCAGGCTGTCGGCCAGGGCGATGAAACCGGCAAAATGGCCGTCCAAGGCCACATAGACAAGACTCTGGCCCGCATCCAGGGCGCGCTGCGCTTCTTCCTTGTCCGTGGGGGACAGGGCGATGCCGTTATCCTGCAACAGGGCAGCGTTGCCCGCCAGCAGCGCATGGCCGTCCACACGAGCGGAGACACCGCGCCCGGGCAGCATGCGGAAATCCTCGGCTTCGGGGATGTCCCGCGTGCCCGCGTCCCGCACGATGGCCTTGCCCAGCGGGTGTTCGGAGCGCCGCTCCGCGGCGGCGGTCAGAAGGTGCAGCTGCTGCGGCGCGAGTTCGGGCAGGGCGCTGTGCACATGGGCCACGCCGGGAGTGCCCCGGGTGAGGGTGCCGGTCTTGTCGAAGGCCACGACCCTGACGCGGGCCAGACGCTCCAGCGCGTCCCCTTCCTTGACCAGGACGCCGTGGCGGGTGGCATTGCCGATGGCGGCCATGATGGCCGTGGGCGTGGCCAGCACCAGGGCGCAGGGACAGAAGACCACCAGGATGGTCACGGCGCGCAGCACTTCGCCGGTCACGATCCAGGTGCCCGCAGCGGCGGTCAGGGCCGTGACCACGATCCAGGTGGCCCAGCGGTCGGCCAGGCTCACGATACGGGCCTTGCCCGCGTCGGCGGACTGCACCAGGCGGATCATGCGCTGCAGGGAGCTGTCCTCGCCCACCTTGACGGCGCGCATGTCGAAGGCCCCGAACTGGTTCACCGTGCCGCTGGACACCGTATCGCCGGGGCCCTTGTCCACGGGCAGGGACTCGCCGGTCATGACCGACTGGTCGATGGCCGTCTGGCCGCTGACGATGATGCCGTCCACCGGTATGGTCTCGCCGGGCAGCACGCGCAGCAGGTCGTCCACGCGTACCTCTTCGGCGGGGATGATGCTCTCGGCCGTGCCGTCCAGGCGCCGGGCCGTGCGCGGGGTCAGATGCACCAGCCGCTCGATGCCCGCCCGGGCCTTGGCCACGGTGCGTTCCTCCAGCAGGGCGCCCAGCTGCATGATGAAGGCCACCTCACCGGCGGCGAAGATCTCGCCGATAATGACGGACGCCAGCAGGGCCAGCGAGACCAGCACGTCGGCCTTGATGTCGAAGCGCGTGAACAGGCCTTCGGCGCCTTCCTTGATGATGGGCACGCCGCACAGCAGCACGGCCAGCCAGGCCGGATCCACAGGACCGGGGACAACTTCCAGAAAACTCAGCAGCAGGGCCACTGCCGAGATACCCAGGGCCAGTGCCTGCCGGGGTTCTTCCCTGAGCCATTCCTTGACGTCTGCCAGCATGGGGCCTCCTTGTCTGTCCGGGGGCGTCATGGGCATCCACAGGTCCGGCATGTGCGGAAGGCTCTGCGGCGGATGTGCGCGGGGACAGGCGGGGTGGAAATGTATTGGATCGGCCCTCAAGATACCTATAGGGGTATAGGTAGTCAAGCAGGGGACAAAAAAAAGCCGGGCAGGCCCGGCTAGCTGCGACGGGAAAAATGTTCCACGGCCTTGGCAAAGGCCGCGATGGTGGCGTCGGCATCCCCGTGTTCGATGCCGTCGCGCACGCAGTGCTGCAAATGGCCTTCCAGCACGATCTGGCCCACCCGGTGCAGGGCGCCCTTGACCGCGTTGATCTGGATGAGGATGTCCTCGCAGGGCACGTCCTTGTCGATCATCTGGTCGATGGCCTGCAACTGGCCCATGAGCTTCTTCATCCGGCGGTGCAGGTTCTCCGCATCCATGCATTGTCTCATACGTCCTCCTTTCAGGGCAGGGGACATTATTGCGGGCCGTCTGTCAAGAGGAGGGCGGATACGGGGAGGGGGCAGGCCAGGTTCCGGCGCCTGTCCATCTGCCGTCTTCCTGCCGTCCGCGTCCCGAAGCCATCGTGTCCATGCGGACGGGCAGGGGGCGCAGCAGGG contains these protein-coding regions:
- the aspS gene encoding aspartate--tRNA ligase; protein product: MTEQTQSLDVQQEHQKFIEDLGDWTRSHTCGQLTLDNDGQTVCLMGWVQYRRDHGGLIFVDLRDREGLTQVVFSPDIAPAAHENAHILRSEYVLAIKGVVRPRPEGMTNPNLVTGAIEVVVHEWKLLNTSKTPPFAIEERCDAGENLRLAWRYLDLRRPRMQANLRLRHKVAQAIRRQLDDDGFLEVETPVLTKSTPEGARDFLVPSRLNPGQFYALPQSPQLFKQLLMVGGFDRYFQIVRCFRDEDLRADRQPEFTQVDIEMSFVDEEKVMTMAENLMARVFHDVMGMDIPRPFPRMKYEEAMRRYGVDKPDTRFGLELVDITDIVRGSGFKLFAQAKLVKAMKVPGGESMTRKEIDAYTEFVKIYGAMGLAWIKIKENEWQSPIAKFLSEEERAGIREALDLQVGDIVFFQAGEPAMVNAALGNLRVHLGNQLGLIPENTFNFLWVTEFPLFEYSEEEKRYVACHHPFTSPAPGHLEIMNSDPARALARAYDMVLNGNEVGGGSIRIHSAEVQRHMFQALGFTPEQAEAQFGFLIQALEHGAPPHGGLAFGLDRLVMLLSGASSIRDVIAFPKTQKATCLMTEAPSTVSARQLRELGLRLRETDKEAAKPAENAQA
- the purF gene encoding amidophosphoribosyltransferase, which translates into the protein MIRHECGLLGIYGHEEAARLTYFGLYAQQHRGQESAGIVTIDEKGLLHEHKGMGLVPDVFAEANLQALPGTISLGHVRYSTTGRSAARNAQPFVAHYKGLDIAIAHNGNLVNTMELREELENDGAIFSTTNDTEVFMHLIVRALREHDLVDAIREACARVRGAYCLLVYAGGTMVAVRDPHGFHPLALGRLDGAPVLASETCAFDLLEADYERPIQPGEMLIMDGKGEHSEQLRGPLPERPRQCIFELVYFARPDSFVFGEQVYQCRKQMGWQLAHESTPDVDFIMPFPDSGVYSAVGFAQCAELPYEHAMIRNHYVGRTFIQPTQSMRNFGVRVKINPVRSMIEGKKICIVDDSIVRGTTMITRVKKLRELGAKEVHIRISCPPVKFPCFYGIDFASRGELIAAKYSLPEITKMLDVDSLHYLSIDGLLRSVMQSDSYCLACFDGNYPVPCRESGKLRLECGGCCGSR
- the fmt gene encoding methionyl-tRNA formyltransferase, with the protein product MAQTQRIVFMGTPDLAAAVLRRLVRWPGGDVVAVYTQPDRPAGRGHKLTPSPVKKLALELGLPVHQPLNFRQEGAVDELASLKPDLLVVAAYGLILPQAVLDIPTVDTLNVHTSLLPRYRGAAPIQRAVMENWQPGDVTGVSIMRIVPALDAGPVYAQCEVPIGEHTAGSLHDALAEAGGELLLTVLDQLRDGSAQPREQDESRVTYAAKLAKEDGYIDWARPAAEVHARIRGVTPWPGARLQARFDGQDELLPLLLQPGRVDEPCDGVQPGSLRTDKKGLCVACADRWYRLLVVRPQGRKDMEAAAFVNGHLRPAQHGVCGMAVPFGE
- the def gene encoding peptide deformylase; protein product: MILDIVTYPAASLKEKCVPVTEITDEIRQLAADMLETMYEAPGVGLAAPQVGRNIRMLVMDPAAQDEEKQPRVVINPELTLSEDTVLSRQEGCLSVPLNYRADVQRAERVHLRYMDLDGKIVEENLEGFPAIVIQHEADHLDGTLFIDRIGRLRRSLYDTRVKKWLKRKG
- the gyrA gene encoding DNA gyrase subunit A translates to MSEQNSGIQQPQVSIEKELRKSYLEYSLSVIIGRAIPDARDGLKPVHRRIMYAQYELANSYNRPHKKSARIVGDVIGKYHPHGDSAVYDALVRLAQDFSMRDPLVDGQGNFGSIDGDAAAAMRYTEVRMSRLASEFLADIDKETVDFRPNYDNTLQEPSVLPTKVPNLLLNGSSGIAVGMATNIPPHNLGELCDALQMLLDDPQCTISDLMEVVKGPDFPTRGFVYAGKGLSDAYHTGRGTVKVRGRLEVEERKKGLQAIVIREIPFGLNKSSLVEKIAGLVNDHKIDGISDLRDESDRKGIRVVIDLKRGTIPDIVINSLYKYTPLETSFGINMLAVVDNRPVLLNLKTALSCFVDHRREVVIRRTRYDLQKAEARAHILEGLRIAIDHIDEVVALIRASASPDEARAGLMQRFELTEVQARAILDMRLQRLTGLQREELMAEYRELLEKIEFFKSVLENPEVLRSELKREIREIRETFATPRRTEVLTDALGGIDIEDLIPDEEVVITLSRRGYMKRTSLENYQQQKRGGKGIAALHTSDDDYVQEFLTTTNHQYLCLFTNKGRMHQLKVHQVPEGSRTAKGVHINNLLPLEEGEWVTTVLAVREFAEDKYFLFVTKRGMVKRSSASLYARCRKSGLMAVGLREDDELVVVRPIREDSHIVLATADGYSIRFACKDVRPMGRVATGVKGIALRRQDVVVAGVILKENDQTTEIMSISANGFGKRTRVDLYRLQSRGGKGIINFKVTSKTGPVVGAMPVRDNDGLIMLTSANKVVRIGVEDVRSKGRATMGVMLVRLDEGAHVVGFDRVDEGGQTGSRMDDLEDDDDAPESAAAPLESAPAEAGADDGNE
- the hisS gene encoding histidine--tRNA ligase — translated: MAVIANRIKGFADMYPPQSSLFTRMENTAREIFSRYGFVELRTPVLEYTDLFKRSIGEETDVVQKEMFTFPDRKGRMMTMRPEATAGVMRAYVEDARYSRESVSRLFTTGPMFRYERPQKGRMRQFHQINCECLGSHSPYADADLIIMLTRFLTALGLKDLTLKLNSLGCAHCRPLFKQALVDYLHRQDCCDQLCEDCTRRMETNPLRVLDCKQEKCRCVTDEAPRLLDYNCPECKEHFDTVLRLLDAAGVKYEIDHRLVRGLDYYCRTTFEVVSGSIGAQAAVAGGGRYDGLVKSVGGPDVPGVGFACGMERLALMLGDEEAPRPDFYAVAMDAQSRDLSFGLVQRLRGLGLKGEMNFSDAGFKGLMRQAGKSNARFCCIMGPDEAAAGAVVVKDMDSGEQQTLSLDAAADFLAANSDNGKK